From one Anoplolepis gracilipes chromosome 10, ASM4749672v1, whole genome shotgun sequence genomic stretch:
- the Sax gene encoding activin receptor type-1: protein MADAIFVTHFVLLLTFKLCSGEGAIALQEQDTSLDNEKLNLHESHSLVNNAVGQRRFKCHICEDFECSISSICEDAITCWKARVKEAEGTESFSRGCYKLDEHKLFLCNKENQNAEQKERHVRGLKSGVQYSVECCQGDFCNVGPYPVLQNYSTNADRGNYVVKLTFAILGPMIALIVAGGVLFCLLAHRTRRKRPMASRRNKLIVDSEIEPSMLHFSFSSPASSATYHTHELRATAAGDSTLKEYLDGRSLTSGSGSGLPLLVQRTLAKQVALVECLGNGSSGGFGGEVWRGIWHGENVAVKIYFSRDEAAWARETEVYSQLLPSRHDNILGYVGSDMTSRASCTQLWLVTQYHPLGSLFDHLNRSPHPLTHHQTLNICLSIANGLLYLHTEIHGTRGKPAMAHRNLKSKNILVKTNGGCVIADFALAATQDRLTADRVDLRQGTKRYMSPEILDQTVNIECLESFRRADIYSLGLVMWEVCRRCISNGVALEYTMPYYEWLPSNNQEPSIEEMRKLISLDQRRPPLPNRWHSDPTLAGMGKLMRECWHGKPAARLPILRVKKTLVKLAASDSRVHLPLD from the exons ATGGCGGATGCTATATTTGTCACGCATTTCGTACTCTTGTTGACATTCAAATTATGTTCag gcGAAGGAGCAATTGCGTTACAAGAGCAAGATACTTCTCTTGacaacgaaaaattaaatttacatgaatCGCATAGTCTTGTTAACAATGCGGTTGGTCAGAGACGTTTCAAGTGCCATATATGTGAAGATTTTGAGTGTTCAATATCTAGCATTTGTGAAGATGCAATCACT TGTTGGAAAGCCAGGGTGAAAGAAGCTGAAGGTACCGAATCTTTTAGCCGTGGCTGTTACAAATTAGATGaacataaattgtttttatgtaataaagaaaacCAAAATGCAGAACAGAAAGAAAGACATGTGAGAGGGTTAAAAAGCGGTGTTCAATATTCCGTGGAATGCTGCCAAGGAGATTTTTGTAATGTCGGGCCATATCCTGTACtgcaaaattattcaactA ATGCTGATAGAGGAAATTATGTAGTGAAATTAACTTTTGCGATTCTCGGGCCAATGATCGCATTGATTGTTGCTGGAGGAGTTCTATTCTGTTTATTGGCGCATCGAACGCGAAGAAAACGACCGATGGCATCGCGTCGGAACAAACTTATTGTAGACTCCGAAATTGAGCCTTCCATGttacatttctctttttcctcgcCTGCATCGTCCGCCACTTATCATACACACGAGCTTAGAGCAACAGCTGCTGGTGATAGTACACTTAAG GAGTACCTAGACGGACGAAGTTTAACCAGTGGTTCTGGTTCTGGATTGCCCTTACTAGTACAAAGAACTTTAGCTAAACAAGTAGCTTTAGTAGAGTGTCTCGGTAACGGTAGCAGTGGAGGATTCGGTGGAGAAGTGTGGAGAGGGATTTGGCATGGCGAGAACGTagcagtaaaaatttatttttcacggGACGAAGCTGCGTGGGCTCGAGAGACCGAGGTTTATTCTCAATTGTTGCCATCTAGACACGACAATATTCTGGGATATGTCGGCAGCGATATGACGAGTAGAGCCAGCTGCACTCAGCTCTGGTTGGTAACGCAATATCATCCTCTCGGTTCGCTCTTCGATCACCTCAATCGATCGCCGCATCCGTTGACGCATCATCAGACACTCAATATTTGTCTGAGCATCGCTAACGGTTTGCTCTATTTGCACACGGAGATTCATGGTACTAGAGGGAAACCAGCTATGGCCCATCGTAATCTTAAATCCAAAAATATCTTGGTCAAGACTAACGGTGGTTGCGTAATCGCCGATTTCGCATTAGCGGCTACGCAGGATCGCCTTACGGCGGACAGAGTCGACTTACGACAAGGAACTAAACGTTATATGAGTCCCGAGATTCTCGATCAAAC AGTAAACATCGAATGTTTAGAGAGCTTCAGACGGGCCGATATCTATAGTTTAGGATTGGTAATGTGGGAAGTCTGTCGCAGATGTATAAGCAATGGTGTAGCCTTGGAATACACGATGCCGTATTATGAATGGCTGCCAAGCAATAATCAAGAACCCTCCATAGAAGAAATGCGTAAATTAATCTCGCTCGACCAACGAAGGCCGCCGCTTCCTAATAGATGGCATTCCGACCcg ACATTAGCCGGGATGGGAAAGTTAATGCGAGAGTGTTGGCATGGGAAACCGGCGGCCAGATTACCTATTCTTAGGGTAAAGAAGACACTCGTTAAATTAGCAGCTAGCGATTCTCGTGTTCATTTACCGCTCGATTGA
- the LOC140670558 gene encoding uncharacterized protein, producing the protein MSCDLTSPLKIRKSSVEKALTMIKRKVDKKRRKDMTEIAKDRQAHYCKSFQGGRRNRTSLVGFSKSLALSEMQSYINRQDWIHALNLLPRLLEYPVELEPLVWRYMFIILLHTNDPSHLRQFFEQCIGNYNLDNGILLRRLLSLPLEE; encoded by the exons ATGTCGTGTGATTTGACATCACCtctaaaaattagaaaatccaGCGtg GAGAAAGCTTTAACAATGATAAAACGTAAGGTTGATAAAAAACGGCGAAAAGATATGACAGAAATAGCAAAGGATCGTCAAGCCCATTATTGCAAGAGTTTCCAGGGTGGTAGAAGAAACAGAACATCACTCGTAGGATTTTCAAAAAGCCTAGCACTATCAGAAATGCAATCTTACATCAATCGTCAAGATTGGATTCATGCGTTAAACTTACTTCCTAGACTTCTCGAATATCCAGTTGAATTAGAACCTTTAGTATGGCGATACatgtttatcattttattacacaCGAACGATCCGTCACATCTCCGGCAATTCTTTGAGCAATGTATTGGCAActataatttagataatgGAATATTGTTAAGGAGATTACTGTCATTGCCTCTCGAGGAATAa
- the Mute gene encoding uncharacterized protein Mute, protein MEKPTVQNETDSSASSVSFIESPRKCNLSFSINFDFTDVDSENSTDSENADLQIDISEVDNYEPSSKHKREAIDEASVLNKMEEEIERQLDAKAAKTNLTATNVKNILKHVIPYEHLMTMIQKWLQDTENDINFGPKLTRAKAKKLAAAQVNIPWPITTTQKASSEVQALIQEELSEDSSDEEYNPDHDKHTESDDDREVENIASNDMESQQSTSTNKNVVCPEQQRSSDVQYDPEGIFKIPTYIIPHVVTKEESIGQRTRSKLSLSETSLEEIEQAFIPPDITADMTEDWDFELDEDWDNFLKEFTQPLTQEPAVEDDPEADPEYNILEDEETDLLDKEELRTDKAVEVPRKEQYDLIAELLELAPMFSTQEEEEISKRKKIPDNTTPPIETNTLNSSMVELLPVLAEPELPKAINFEQRLLLATQFRQHIQLMAQHFVMTYMHPEYHSLSKTCKHNLNSLRYLMNGPNSVFNAENLEEALKLVSTWENKFSDTQFYTDFKQSTVTDNIAKVKTSHTNKQVYVEQFLPELEKVFVESKALMYPQLLPQMPFRSGVKLTKSTYSKAEETLIALGIEQFLPFVASRPRKLRTKKILLFDAAQLICFYLLPCRDAQGIIHHIRKRRASKDDNPIKHYFEKGCAPRIIHRITLDNKPKPPKDQSINLLPVRWQIYLSNQKEYKNNSKNNYIFDSNSNLGKQWINMNAIMKSYPTVPSNHPLRNPVVNILPKILPATVNPKASTTDKTDSFTLKKKSKLNDDNGEKRIIDNNIQTTGMVTGSKSNKNLHSLKTTTADAKAIQIDKLATNEQKNNTKLSSISAGSSKVSRDTSQISGLPQIRKTTPRLAKTRSAQNMKLMAQVLGSKSSANCSTLKSKEKDTTDKNVDEHTVSKVDNEEEIAELMLASTTIIKDPVSRKKAKQTRELEIIKRLLKADNPLTEEEREAKFAASYLQKLHLTLEPNNPEIFRTVIKLYLDYSEKLESINQTVIDPPFPEEFAADKEIQDSTIKKDILTIRLYQDICKRLQNYPEMCTDFLLFLKPHQATMIGKSIEYMMLQKMNDFVHIAQIYFAKQPSRIAKMMQAITQLSSDPHTTLETIHTIMSPVFKGHPFIMDLFLQVLPTAKPPESLFVPHMFENLTCPLGPYDKNITYTENAPELYENIELPTASYQEDPYGGDNCKCDCHNIDDPTLKNNSEHCISCGTRFLNGRIYLQTPEGLRPAKITFPGEHQEKLENIARVSLKIADKVAPPISSKKRRKSSKNESSHEEICQKQCATKYSSLKENEDNEKVAKSKKSVKLAIKADQKKALKRISTVDDAVAVANKKIRMSHCRNKREKKTEEIDVLLEHNELDITEKTSDITEPEINSCTQLPMQDNSSSTEIITQTVASNSIDSDLSKKIVTGETSVIEKTTIENNIQLNSDLTNNKPWTRQEDMILLQSVKKEYSENSFLLISEKLNNRTVDQVKERCQTLLSLLQKIM, encoded by the exons atggagaaaCCTACTGTGCAAAATGAAACCGATTCATCGGCATCCTCGGTTTCATTCATTGAATCGCCCAGAAAATGCAATTTGTCTTTCTCGATTAACTTTGATTTTACCGATGTCGATAGCGAAAATTCTACTGATTCCGAAAATGCAGATTTACAAATAGATATATCCGAAGTTGACAATTATGAGCCGTCTAGCAAGCATAAAAGAGAAGCTATTGATGAAGCATCGGTACTTAATAAAATGGAAGAAGAGATTGAGAGACAGCTTGATGCCAAAGCTGCCAAAACTAATTTAACTGCCACtaacgttaaaaatatactgaaaCATGTGATCCCTTATGAACATTTAATGACAATGATACAAAAATGGCTTCAAGATACAGAAAATGATATTAACTTTGGTCCCAAACTCACTAGAGCTAAAGCTAA AAAATTGGCAGCTGCACAGGTCAATATACCATGGCCTATTACTACAACACAAAAAGCTTCATCGGAAGTGCAAGCTTTGATTCAAGAAGAACTGTCAGAAGATTCATCCGATGAAGAATATAATCCTGATCATGATAAACATACAGAGAGTGATGATGATAGAGAAGTGGAAAATATAGCTAGTAATGATATGGAATCACAACAATCAACATCAACAAATAAGAATGTAGTTTGCCCTGAACAACAAAGGTCATCAGATGTACAATATGATCCTgaaggaatttttaaaataccaacatatat tATTCCACATGTTGTAACAAAAGAAGAAAGTATTGGTCAGAGAACACGctctaaattatctttaagtGAAACTTCTTTGGAGGAAATAGAACAAGCATTTATACCACCTGACATAACTGCCGATATGACTGAGGATTGGGATTTTGAACTTGATGAAGAttgggataattttttaaaagaatttacgcAACCTTTAACACAAGAACCAGCTGTAGAAGATGATCCAGAAGCAGATCCagaatataacattttagagGACGAAGAAACAGATTTAT tggACAAGGAAGAACTCAGGACAGATAAAGCAGTAGAAGTTCCTCGTAAAGAACAATACGATTTAATTGCAGAATTACTTGAATTAGCCCCTATGTTCTCAAcacaagaagaagaagaaatatcaaaaagaaaaaagattccAGATAATACAACTCCACCGATTGAAACTAATACTTtg aaTTCTTCTATGGTAGAACTTTTACCGGTACTTGCAGAACCTGAATTACCAAAGgcaataaattttgaacaacGTCTTTTATTAGCTACACAATTTCGGCAACATATACAATTAATGGCACAGCATTTTGTCATGACTTATATGCATCCGGAATATCATTCACTATCAAAAACATGTAAACATAACTTGAATAGTTTAAG ATATTTAATGAACGGCCCAAATTCTGTATTTAATGCAGAGAATTTGGAAGAAGCTTTAAAATTAGTATCAACTTGGGAAAATAAGTTTTCTGACACACAATTCTATACAGATTTCAAACAAAGTACAGTAACAGATAATATTGCTAAAGTTAAAACGTCTCATACAAATAAGCAAGTATATGTTGAACAATTTCTTCCTGAATTAGAAAAAGTATTTGTTGAAAGTAAGGCTCTTATGTATCCGCAACTTTTACCACAAATGCCTTTTAGAAGTGGAGTTAAACTTACAAAATCTACATATTCAAAAGCAGAAGAAAC ttTAATTGCGCTAGGCATAGAACAATTTTTACCATTTGTTGCATCTAGACCAAGAAAGCTTCGCACAAAGAAAATACTGTTATTTGATGCCGCTCAACTTATTTGTTTCTATCTATTACCATGTAGAGATGCGCAAGGAATAATACATCATATCAGGAAACGTCGCGCTTCTAAAGATGATAATCCAATTAAG caTTATTTTGAGAAAGGTTGTGCTCCTAGAATAATACATCGCATAACACTTGATAATAAACCCAAACCTCCAAAAGATCAatcaataaatcttttaccTGTAAGGTGGCAAATATATCTCAGTAAT caaaaagaatacaagaataattcaaaaaataattatatatttgattcaaATAGTAATCTTGGAAAACAATGGATTAACATGAATGCAATAATGAAGTCGTATCCTACTGTTCCTAGTAATCATCCGTTAAGAAATCCAGTCGTAAATATATTACCGAAAATATTACCTGCGACTGTAAATCCAAAAGCCTCAACTACTGACAAAACAGATAGTTttactcttaaaaaaaaatctaaactcAATGATGACAATGGTGAAAAacgaataattgataataatatacaaactaCAGGGATGGTTACAGGAagtaaatctaataaaaatttgcattcttTAAAAACAACTACTGCAGATGCTAAGGCAATACAGATAGATAAATTAGCGAcaaatgaacaaaaaaataatactaaactAAGTTCTATATCAGCTGGAAGCTCAAAGGTATCGAGAGATACATCGCAAATATCAGGACTACCACAAATACGTAAAACTACACCTCGATTAGCAAAAACAAGAAGCGCACAGAATATGAAATTGATGGCGCAAGTTTTAGGTTCAAAAAGTTCGGCTAACTGCAGTACATTAAAATCTAAAGAAAAAGACACTACGGATAAAAACGTTGACGAACATACTGTGTCAAAAGTT GATAATGAGGAAGAGATAGCAGAATTAATGCTAGCTAGTACTACAATAATAAAGGACCCTGTAAGTAGGAAAAAAGCTAAACAAACTAGAGAActggaaattattaaaagattattaaaagctGACAATCCATTGACAGAAGAAGAACGTGAAGCAA aatttgCAGCATCATATCTTCAAAAATTACACCTGACATTGGAACCTAATAATCCAGAAATATTTAGGACTGTAATAAAGTTGTATTTAGACTATAGTGAAAAACTAGAAAGTATTAATCAAACAGTTATTGACCCACCATTTCCTGAAGAATTTGCAGCGGATAAAGAGATACAAGATAgcacaattaaaaaagatatactcACAATCAGATTATATCAAGATATCTGTAAAAGGCTGCAAAATTATCCAGAAATGTGTACAGATTTTCTACTATTCTTAAAACCACATCAAGCTACGATGATTGGCAAATCTATAGAATATATGATGTTGCAAAAAATGAATGATTTCGTTCATATTGCGCAAATATATTTCGCTAAGCAACCATCGCGAATAGCAAAGATGATGCAGGCAATCACCCAACTTTCGTCTGATCCGCACACAACTCTGGAAACTATTCATACCATTATGAGTCCAGTTTTTAAAGGCCATCCATTCATTATGGATTTATTCTTGCAAGTTTTACCTACTGCAAAACCTCCTGAAAG cTTATTTGTACCTCATATGTTTGAAAACTTGACATGTCCATTGGGCCCTTATGATAAGAACATAACTTATACCGAAAATGCACCAgagttatatgaaaatatagaaCTACCCACAGCGTCATATCAGGAAGATCCATATGGTGGGGACAATTGTAAATGCGATTGTCATAACATAGATGACCCgactcttaaaaataattcggaACATTGTATTTCCTGCGGTACACGG TTTCTTAATGGAAGAATTTATCTTCAAACACCCGAAGGATTGCGACCtgcaaaaattacatttcctGGAGAGCATCAGGAGAAGTTGGAAAATATTGCGCGCGTATCGTTAAAAATCGCTGATAAAGTCGCTCCACCAATTTCATctaaaaaacgaagaaaatcATCGAAGAATGAGTCTAGTCATGAAGAAATTTGCCAAAAGCAATGCGCTACGAAGTATTCGTCATTAAAAGAGAATGAGGATAATGAGAAAGTAGCAAAGTCTAAAAAGAGTGTCAAACTTGCAATTAAAGCAGATCAAAAGAAggctttaaaaagaataagcaCTGTAGACGATGCTGTAGCAgttgcgaataaaaaaataagaatgtcTCACTGCAGGAATAAACGAGAGAAGAAGACTGAAGAAATCGATGTTTTATTGGAACACAATGAACTTGATATTACAGAGAAAACGAGTGATATTACAGAACCAGAAATCAATAGCTGTACGCAATTGCCAATGCAAGATAATTCATCAAGTACtgaaataattacacaaaCTGTTGCAAGTAACAGTATTGATAGTGATTTAA GTAAAAAGATAGTTACAGGAGAAACATCAGTCATTGAAAAAACAACAATCGAAAATAATATCCAGTTAAATTCTGATTTGACAAATAATAAACCGTGGACACGACAGGAAGATATGATTCTACTACAAAGTGTTAAGAAagaatattctgaaaattcatttctattaattagtgaaaaattaaataaccgTACTGTTGATCAG GTAAAAGAGAGATGTCAAACTTTACTTTCCttattacagaaaataatgtaa
- the Mrps29 gene encoding small ribosomal subunit protein mS29, with amino-acid sequence MSLRLYSFVRRIQKTHCRKFSTAVEVKDKEQTSQVSSFRTVENNPVNHNADHLARLYTIPIDTYQEIFQYGGFPKPFRKQVTTFQECSILIRQPAIEIMSYLNQADYTRPVNKYVLYGQAGVGKSIILSHILHYAFMQRYVLVHIYWAPHWFKDTKEVATSVLSPGCVDLPIDAGLWLKHFKCQNSKLLSQLNLTTSKDYVWNQRETTSQGAPIFELIEFGLNRIKYACGVVDALIRELKLASTAGKCKTMVMIDGFNAFTSSHTRIHDDNKAMVLPKQVTLAIPFFEITKSDWCNGAVVITVDQKANKDRRDSHFPRYLLGKEGFEHLDPFIPVLVDDYNIGEFDSMIEYYKDRKWIRNITSGRQKELELITNKNPYFLMEQCKFL; translated from the exons ATGTCTTTACGTTTAT ATTCATTCGTGAGAAGAATACAGAAAACGCATTGTAGAAAATTCAGTACAGCTGTGGAAGTGAAAGATAAAGAGCAAACAAGTCAAGTATCCTCATTTCGCACAGTTGAGAACAATCCAGTTAATCATAATGCAGACCACCTCGCCAGATTATATACAATACCAATAGATACATACCAAGAAATCTTTCAGTATGGTGGCTTCCCTAAACCATTTAGGAAACAAGTCACTACTTTTCAAGAGTGTTCGATACTGATCAGGCAACCTGCGATTGAGATTATGTCTTACCTCAATCAGGCCGACTATACAAGGCCtgtcaataaatatgtattat ATGGACAGGCTGGGGTaggaaaaagtataatattaagtcACATATTACACTATGCTTTTATGCAGAGATATGTGCTAGTTCACATATATTGGG CTCCGCATTGGTTTAAGGACACAAAGGAAGTTGCGACTTCAGTGCTGTCTCCAGGCTGCGTGGATCTGCCAATCGATGCTGGATTGTGGTTGAAACATTTCAAATGTCAAAATTCAAAGTTACTTTCGCAATTGAAC CTGACAACATCGAAAGATTACGTTTGGAATCAACGCGAAACGACATCGCAAGGAGCACCTATCTTTGAACTTATCGAGTTTGGTTTGAATCGCATAAAGTACGCTTGTGGCGTAGTGGACGCGCTTATAAGAGAACTGAAGCTCGCTAGTACAGCCGGAAAGTGTAAGACGATGGTCATGATAGATGGATTCAATGCGTTCACATCGAGTCATACGCGCATTCACGATGATAACAAAGCGATGGTTCTGCCCAAGCAAGTAACGTTGGCGATACCGTTTTTCGAGATCACGAAAAGCGATTGGTGTAATGGTGCAGTGGTAATAACAGTAGACCAGAAGGCAAATAAG gacAGACGAGACTCCCATTTTCCTAGGTATCTACTTGGCAAAGAAGGCTTTGAGCACCTGGATCCTTTCATACCTGTTCTAGTTGATGATTATAACATCGGAGAATTCGATAGTATGATAGAGTATTATAAGGATCGTAAATGGATCAGGAACATAACATCCGGTCGTCAGAAGGAATTAGAactaataactaataaaaatccatattttttaatggaacaatgtaaatttttataa